A single region of the Lycium barbarum isolate Lr01 chromosome 2, ASM1917538v2, whole genome shotgun sequence genome encodes:
- the LOC132626771 gene encoding protein GAMETE EXPRESSED 2 isoform X3 — MEGFIHQHDQYGNLVPGLYEFDVEVIENGTDLIIPVTDIQFKQVGLGIQLFSFSLTEPGDFKLMIYHKEHNNSISTMPFHFTVYIGYCDGMNSIVNGSGLNDSVAGEAARFSVFLKDAYLYPSLVESESLQVQVVNEFDSYHAQASIHPMKMVNGTLCGTNLNCGALNDVELGFTPLADTNLDPRNMRFSAFDVNYIPERSGIYEIRVFCGNIPLNGGHPFRKAVTAGKVNISLSGPVKFSPKVPKLTKNDITIQLMDSYFNPVLLQQSKLKLEIGSVNRSGFSTWTFIDNKDGMYSGSYLAKDVGTYELCASFDGMRFMPCPFGVNVYTSEYFPRVQNDSVWVWEDDSIAFDALENDYFADHNITISEFSKPGHGSTLQYGDLFRYTPFKGFYGRDSFSYTICDVNGNIASGGVDISVLSIPPQFVSVPSKLLATEDVISPRFGGFSGLEIIYSDSTENISITFSAQSGIIFLSPMIMQFWQPTWSISSTSKEVGKTTELTLTGCLEEINFAIQSLQYFGNENFYGTDTIQVSTMNKNGKNELDIPILVEPINDPPLIDLPSFVIMDQASEEVSIFTRGRNKSAVFVGDPDLLHYPGNASRFLVMFSVEVSSGFLSTKLPANLISTTELKLKTSYQWQPLQTFVTISEHFMVKAKGIRFRGTLEDCNSVLEQLLYHGDEHRAILIVTVNDMGNYGCYPDCTEMMSMPHFVEASVSLKRERPLSSLFAHAFGSAIIIEFILVLSLSVILLFFICKCAFVLINEKRRQASQEFELSNVQNSQEGTLTQDLSDKMTRVSGCCSNFFMSNLQLSKFHLRSCLQLGIGGSPKPTNTSSKSSSNQLEMTSPTGLSPSASAKDIQLSATTFSPTGRDSSLLR, encoded by the exons ATGGAAGGTTTTATTCACCAGCACGATCAATATGGAAATCTTGTTCCAGGGTTGTATGAATTTGATGTTGAAGTTATTGAAAATGGAACAGATTTGATTATTCCTGTGACAGATATTCAATTCAAGCAGGTTGGCCTGGGTATCCAGTTGTTTTCCTTCAGCCTAACGGAACCAGGGGACTTCAAGCTTATGATATATCATAAAGAGCACAATAATTCCATCTCAACTATGCCGTTTCATTTTACTGTGTATATAG GTTATTGTGATGGAATGAATAGTATTGTTaatgggtcgggtttaaatgactCTGTTGCTGGTGAAGCTGCACGGTTCTCTGTCTTCTTGAAGGATGCTTATCTATATCCTTCACTTGTTGAGTCAGAAAGCCTGCAAGTACAAGTAGTGAATGAATTTGATTCCTATCATGCACAAGCAAGCATACATCCAATGAAGATGGTCAATG GAACTCTATGTGGTACGAATTTGAATTGCGGTGCACTTAATGATGTGGAACTTGGGTTTACTCCTCTGGCTGATACGAACCTTGAT CCGAGAAACATGAGATTTAGTGCCTTTGATGTTAATTATATACCAGAGAGGAGTGGAATCTATGAAATTCGTGTATTTTGTGGAAATATTCCATTAAATGGTGGTCATCCATTCAGAAAGGCAGTAACTGCAG GCAAAGTTAATATATCTCTTTCAGGACCTGTGAAATTCAGTCCAAAAGTACCAAAGCTGACAAAGAATGATATCACAATACAACTCATGGATTCATATTTTAATCCAGTCCTCTTACAACAATCAAAGTTAAAGTTGGAGATTGGTTCAGTTAACAGATCAGGTTTTTCAACATGGACTTTTATTGACAATAAGGATGGCATGTATAGTGGCAGCTACCTGGCAAAGGATGTTGGCACCTATGAGTTATGTGCCTCTTTTGATGGaatgcgtttcatgccatgccCCTTTGGTGTGAATGTATACACTA GTGAGTATTTCCCTAGAGTACAGAACGATTCGGTCTGGGTTTGGGAGGATGATTCAATTGCTTTTGATGCTCTTGAAAATGACTATTTTGCTGACCATAACATTACAATTTCTGAATTTTCAAAG CCAGGTCATGGTTCAACTCTTCAATATGGAGATCTCTTTAGATATACACCCTTCAAAGGATTCTATGGGAGGGATTCTTTCTCTTATACAATATGTGACGTGAACGGGAACATTGCCTCTGGTGGTGTGGATATATCTGTTCTAAGCATCCCTCCTCAGTTCGTTTCTGTTCCAAGTAAATTGCTGGCAACTGAAGATGTTATTAGTCCGAGATTCGG TGGTTTCTCTGGACTTGAGATTATCTATTCGGATTCAACTGAAAATATCAGCATTACATTTAGTGCACAATCTGGGATCATCTTTCTGTCTCCTATGATAATGCAATTTTGGCAGCCAACCTGGAGTATTTCTTCTACGTCCAAAGAGGTTGGAAAGACTACTGAGTTAACTTTAACAGGTTGTTTAGAAGAAATCAATTTTGCAATTCAGTCGCTGCAGTACTTTGG GAATGAGAACTTCTACGGCACTGATACAATTCAAGTCTCTACAATGAACAAAAATGGGAAGAATGAGTTAGATATTCCTATACTGGTGGAACCTATCAATGATCCTCCATTAATTGATCTCCCTTCTTTTGTTATTATGGATCAAGCGAGTGAAGAAGTATCCATTTTTACCAGAGGTAGGAATAAGTCTGCTGTTTTTGTTGGAGATCCAGATCTACTGCATTATCCTG GGAATGCATCTCGTTTCTTGGTAATGTTCTCAGTGGAAGTCAGCTCTGGCTTCCTTTCAACAAAGCTTCCTGCTAACCTCATTAGCACGACTGAATTAAAACTGAAAACCAGCTACCAGTGGCAGCCTCTTCAGACATTTGTAACCATCTCAGAACATTTTATGGTCAAAGCCAAAGGCATTAGATTTCGGGGTACACTAGAAGACTGCAACAGTGTCTTGGAGCAATTGCTATATCAT GGTGATGAACATCGTGCTATTCTTATTGTGACGGTGAATGATATGGGGAACTATGGGTGCTACCCAGACTGCACTGAAATGATGTCAATGCCTCATTTTGTTGAAGCTTCTGTTAGTCTCAAGAGAGAAAGACCTCTGAGTTCGTTATTTGCACATG CTTTTGGATCAGCAATTATTATTGAATTCATTCTGGTGCTTTCTCTTAGTGTGATACTTCTATTCTTCATATGCAAGTGTGCGTTTGTTCTCATTAATGAAAAAAGGAGGCAGGCATCCCAGGAATTTGAGCTCTCCAATGTCCAGAATTCCCAAGAAGGAACA TTAACTCAGGATTTATCTGATAAGATGACTCGAGTCAGTGGATGCTGTTCAAATTTCTTCATGTCTAATCTCCAGCTCTCCAAATTCCACCTGCG GTCATGCCTACAGCTTGGAATTGGAGGATCTCCTAAACCTACCAATACTTCTTCCAAGTCTTCAAGTAATCAGCTTGAAATGACTTCTCCTACTGGGCTAAGTCCTTCAGCTTCTGcaaaagatatacaactttcagcAACAACTTTCAGCCCAACTGGAAGAGACTCAAGTTTATTAAGATGA